The genomic segment CGCCCCCCGCCGATCCGCATGCGCGGCTCGCCAAAGTCGGACACACGCCCTTCGTAGAAGTCACGAACCGCCACATCGTCCGCCATTGCTCGGGCTCCCCCGCTTGAACCAAAAGCTCACCGGCCGCGATTGCCGCGACGGAATGACCCGACTACCCATGTGCAGCGCCAGGCTGAGCCCGATGTTACTCTTTCCCGGGCACCCGTTCCACCACCCAGCACCCCCGAACGTGCGGCCCCGGCCCGTGGCAGGGGGCGAGGACGTCGGTGCGGGTGCGTCACCGACCGTTAAGCCTTCGTCCGTTCGGGAAGACCGCTTGGGGCTCGGAAGGTATGGGGTGCTTTCACCGGGTTTGGAATCGGTCCCTTTCCGGCCGGTGTTGGAAGCGGCGCTCTCGCCCGTTCGCTGTCCCGTCCCTCATTTCTCTCGCGGGGCCGGCGCCCGCGCGCGGAGCCCGGGTCCGGGCCACGCGCACGTCGGCCCAAAACGCGACCCACGCCCCGGCCTCGTCGGCCGGAAGCGCCGCCAGCCACAACGGCCCGCGCACCCGCGACAGATCGGACTCCCTCAGCCAGGCCGAGAGCGTGTCGGCCGCGAGCTCCGCTCGGCCGCGTTCGGCGCGTCGCCTTCCTTCTGCCGCAGCGCCAGTTCGGCCCAGCCACTCCCGGACGAGCCCGCGCAGAGCGGCCCGCGCTTCCGGAGAGGTGGGTGCGTCGTTCCCGTCCCCGCGGGCGGCGCGGGCGGCGGGCGCGGGCGGCCGCGTACCGGTGGGCGGCGACCGTACCCTCGGCCAGCGCGGGTCGGCGGCGAAGGCCTCACCGTACAACCGGGCGGCGGCCCCGAACCGCTGCTGGAACGGCCGCCCGCACAACTCGGCGAACTCGCACGCCTCGGCCGGGGTCGACGGGCGCGTGGCGCCGGTGAGCACGCCCGGGAGCCGGGGGAGCAGCTCCCGCATCCGCTCCGCCCGCGCCAGTTCCGCCGCGCGCCCGCGTCCCGGGGGTCCGCGCGGACGTTCTCCCGGCAGCAGGCGGCCGCCCCGTCCCCGTCCCCCCGGTCCAGAAGCACGATCGCCAAGTTGAGCCGGTTCCGGGCCAACCCGGCCCGGACCGCCGAAGCCTTCGGGTAGGCCGCGGCCAGCTCGGAGAGGATCCCGACCGCCTCGCGGTACTCGGCCTCAGCTGCCGCGAGGTCCGCGGGGATCGCGCACGCGGCCATGTTCCCGAGCGTGTACGCCAGGTCCAGGCGGTGCTCCGGCCGGCCCGGGTAGTCGCGGGCCAGGCGGCGGCGGAGCGCGAGCGACCGGCGGTACGCGACCAGCGCCTCGTCCGCCCGCCCCGTATCGCTCAGCAGCACCCCCAGGTTGTACTCGTTGCCGGCGACGCTCTGGACCAGTTCGGGGGCCGGCCCCGTGCTCGCGCCCATGCGCTCCTCGTCTAACCGGGACACCTCGCGGAACGCGGCGACGGCCTCGGCCGTCCGGCCGGCCCCGTGGTGCACCACGCCCTCCAGG from the Frigoriglobus tundricola genome contains:
- a CDS encoding tetratricopeptide repeat protein; the encoded protein is MHHGAGRTAEAVAAFREVSRLDEERMGASTGPAPELVQSVAGNEYNLGVLLSDTGRADEALVAYRRSLALRRRLARDYPGRPEHRLDLAYTLGNMAACAIPADLAAAEAEYREAVGILSELAAAYPKASAVRAGLARNRLNLAIVLLDRGDGDGAAACCRENVRADPRDAGARRNWRGRSGCGSCSPGSRACSPAPRARRPRPRRASSPSCAGGRSSSGSGPPPGCTVRPSPPTRAGRGYGRRPPVRGRPRPPPAPPAGTGTTHPPLRKRGPLCAGSSGSGWAELALRQKEGDAPNAAERSSRPTRSRPG